Part of the Natrialbaceae archaeon AArc-T1-2 genome, CAGACTCCGGAGGTGCCGAGTCCGACGGCCGCACCCAGACCGATGCCGACGACGACGAACCCCTCGGCGACGCCCGAGAGGTACGCCCCGACGACGACGCCGATTCCCGTCAGGGTTCCGTCGAAGGTGTTCGCGACGAAGTATCGCCGCGAGATCGAGCGTACCTCCGACCGGCCGGCGACGCGCCGGAGGCTGGCGACGCGATCGCCGAGACTCATCTGCCGCCCGTCCAGCTGTCCTCGACGATCCGCTCGCCACAGGAGACCTCGTCGACCGAGTGGACCGACCCGCCCAGGTCCGTGATCCGGTCTTCGATCGCGTCGACGTCGAGGGCCTCGCCCTCGAGCGTGACCCGGAGGGTGCGGACGTTCTCGTCGATCTCGACCAGCGTGGCAGTGACGCCCTCGATGCCCTCGAGTTCGCCGATCCCTTCGGTGAACGCGACGGTGCCAGGGTCGTGTGGCTTCAGGACGTCGAGTACGAGACGGCGAATCCGAACCATGTCGGTGGGTATGCGAACCAGCGACAAGTGCGTACCGACCCCATCTCCGCTCATACTGACTGCTGTAAGTCATTTCCGGCGCGACCGCGACCCGTCCGGCGGTCGCACCGGTAAATCGGTACAGCATTCCGTATCAGAAGCCGTCCAGCCGGGTCTGGCCGCCGGCCGAGTCGTCGATACCCGCAAGCGCCGCGGCCCGCTCGAGTGTCGTCTCGAACGTGTCGGCCTGGCTCCGGTCGTACAGCGTCGCCGCGGGGTGGACACAGACGAGGACGCGACGGGGCGTGCCCGCGATGCGGACCTCCTCGAGGTCGCCCGCCGCCGCGGTGACGGCGACCGATCGCTCGAGCAGGTGTTCGCTCGGCACTTTCCCGAGCGTGACGACGACCTCGGGGTCGACGCGGTCGATCTCCCGCTCGAGGTAGCCCCGGCAGTTCCCGAGTTCCTCGGCGGTCGGATCGCGGTTCTCCGGCGGCCGACAGCGCACGCAGTTGGTGATCCGGACGGCCGACCGCTCGAGGCCAACGGCAAGCAGCGTCTCGTCGAGTACCGAGCCGCTGCGGCCGACGAACGGCTCGCCCTGTTCGTCCTCCCGTGCGCCCGGCCCCTCGCCGACGAACAACAGGTCGGCGTCCTCCGGCCCGGTTCCGTTGACGATCCGGCTTCGCGACGCTACCAGCGCCGGACACCGCGTGCAGGCCGTGACCTCGAGTCCGTCCATCTGCTCGTCCATGGCTCGGAGTTCGCCGGGCGAATACTACGTGTTTTGGTTGCGCTCTCACCGTGGCCCGTCGCTACGACCGCGGGCTTTTTCGTGTCGGCGTTCGAACCCGTATCCATGTCAGCGCTCCGCGACGCCTTGCGGGATCTTTCGGACGCGGTGTTTTTCGACCTCCTCGAGAGCGACGAGGCGTACCTGCTCGTACTCGACGTGCCGGGCGTCTCCGCGGAGGCGCTCGAGGTCGGCGTCGACGGCGGTCGCATCACGATCCAAGCCACTCGAGCGAAAGACGTACCCGGGGAGTACCGCTACCTCGAGGAGAATCGATCGATGCACGTCGACGTCGACCTGCCGCTGCCCGCCGACGCGACCGAGGCGGGTGCAGAGGCGTCCGTGTCACGCGGCGTCCTCGAGTTGTACCTGCCCAAACGTGAGGACGCTGCGGAGACGGCGATCGACATCGTCGCGGACGAAAACGAGAGTGAAGATACCGACACCGACACTACCAGCACCGGTAGAACGAACGGACCCGACACCTAACGGGGGGTGAACACACCTGGTTCATCTTCGTGCGTACCGACGATTCGTCGTCGTCGCGTGGCACTTTCTGCCGATTTTGCTCGCGTACGCCCGTGACAGGCGACGGTTCCTGCTGTTCGGGCGCTCGCGACGGGTCACCGCCGAGACCCACCGCCAGCGAGCGGAAGTGTTGCTCGAGTCGCTTCTGACGCTCGGGCCGACGTTCATCAAACTCGGCCAGTTGCTCTCGACGCGGCCGGACATCCTCCCGCCGGCGTACATCGACGTCCTCTCGGCGTTGCAGGATCGGGTGCCGCCGGCCCCGTGGGTCGAGGCGAAAGACGTCCTCGAGGACGATCTCGGACCCGTCGAGCAGCGATTCGACGAGTTCGACACCGACGCGATAAGCGGCGCGAGTCTCGGGCAGGTGTACCGGGCGACGGTCGACGGCCGGGACGTCGCGGTCAAGATCCGCCGGCCGAACATCGAGGAACTGGTCGAGGCCGACCTTCACGTCATCCGGTGGTCGATGCCGCTTTTGCTGTACTTCGTCGACGAGTCGCGGGCGTTCTCGCTCGAGAACCTGGCCGACGAGTTCGCGAAGACGATCCGTGAGGAGATGGACTACGAGCGCGAGGCGGCGATGCTCGCGGAGATTCGACAGAACTTCCTCGAGGACGACCGCTACGTCATTCCGGCGGTGATCGACTCGCACTCGAGTTCGCGGGTGCTCACGATGGAGTACGTCGGCGGGACGAAGATCACGGACGTCGACGAACTCGACGCGCGTGACATCGATCGCAGCCGGGTTGCGGAAGACCTCCAGCGGTCGTACATGCAGATGATCATCGACGACGGCGTCTTTCACGCCGATCCTCACCCCGGGAACCTGGCGGTGACCGACGACGGCCGGATCGTCTTCTACGACTTCGGGATGAGCAGCCGCGTCGACGAGTACGTCCAGGAGAAGATCGTCGAGTTCTACATCGCCGTCGCGAACCAGGACATCGACGCGATCCTCGACGCCTTGATCGCGATCGGCACGCTTAGCCCCGAGGCCGACCGGGGCGTGATGGCCGAGGTGATGGAACTGGCCATCGCGGACGCCCGCGGCGAGGACATCGAACAGTACCGGGTCCAGCAGATTATCGGCCAGGTCGAAGACTCGATCTACGAGTTTCCGCTCCGACTGCCGAAGAACCTCGCGCTCGTGCTCCGGGTGGCGACGGTCGTCGAGGGCGTCTGTGTCACGCTCGATCCGGACTTCGATTTCATCTCGACGGCGACCGACTACCTCACCGAGCAGGGCTACCGCGAGGAGTCCGTTCGCCGCTTTCTCGAGGGTGCAGGCGATCAGGTGCGAGACGCAAGCCAGTCGCTCGTCCGGATGCCGCCGAAAGCCGAACGGCTGCTCGACCGGGCCGACCGCGACGACCTCTACGTCCGCATCGACGTCGAGGACTCACAGGGGAACTTCGACGCGCTCGCCAAACGGCTCATCTACGGGATGTTACTGACGATGGGGCTGTTCTCGATGGGCGTTCTCTACGCCCTCGACGCTCCGGAGGCGTCGGTCGTCGCGGCCGTCTTCTCTGCGGTGCTCACCGTCTTGCTCTACCGGTCGTTTCGCAAGCCGCGCTCGATCGGCGCGAAACCCCAGTTCACGCGACAGAAGCTCCGGCAGCAGCGAACCGACGAGGAGTGAGACCGTCGGTATCGATTCCGACCGCGCCCGAGCGTATTTTCCCGTCAGCGGCGACTGGTTCCCTTCGAGGCCGTCTGCCGGACGAATACCCGCTGTACGAACGTCCATATTCGAGACGACGGACGTCCGACTTTCGGGCGTTCGACACCCTATTATTGATTAAATTGTTCCTATATCTGCCCGGGTATCCACTGTGGAGGTCTAAATACAAACGTTTGTCAACACCAATCCTTATATTGTTCACACCCATCTCGTCGAACCGTGATGAGAAATACGATCACGGATGTATTGCCACAGAAAATAGACGTACGTATGAAATCTATCAGTTTCGGTTCGTCACCGACGGTGGTGATCGGATGGTAGATCCGATCCTCCTCGAGGCGACCGCGGCGGACCTCGAAGAGCTCGCGACGGGGATGAACCTGATGTGGGCGTTGACGGTCACGTTCCTCATCTTCTTCATGCACGCTGGCTTCGCGATGCTCGAGGCGGGCCAGGTGCGTTCGAAGAACGTCGCGAACCAGCTCACGAAGAACATGCTGACCTGGGCGGTCGGCATCGGCGTCTTCTTCGTGATCGGGATGGGGATCTCGAACAACGTCGGCGCGGCACTCGGCGGCGGCGAGAGTAGCCCGCTGACGATGTTCGGCGAGGGATCGTTCGACTGGGCGATGTGGCTCTTTAGTGCGGTGTTCGCGATGACCGCGGCGACGATCGTCTCCGGTGCCGTCGCCGGTCGCGCGAAGCTGCGGGCGTACGTCGGGTACACCTTCCTGCTGGCGGCGGTCATCTACCCCGTCGTCGCGGCGACGGTCTGGTACGCCCCCGGCGGAACGCCGATCCTCGCTTCCTTCGGCTTCGCCGACTTCGCGGGCGGGATGGTCGTCCACGGCGTCGGCGGCGTCGCCGGCCTCACCGCAGCGTGGGTTCTCGGCGCTCGCATGGACAAGTACGACGACGACGGCTCCGCCAACGTCATCCCGGGCCACTCGATGACCTTCGCCGTGTTGGGCACGCTGATCCTCTGTTTCGGCTGGTTCGGCTTCAACGTCGGGACGGCCGCGACCGTCGTCGATCCGGGAACGTTCGAACTCGCCGACTTCGACTACGTCGGCAGCGTCGCGATGGTCACCGCCCTGGGGATGGGGATGGGCGCGATCGGTGCCTCCGTCGTCTCCCTGGGATTGACCGGCAAGGTCGACACGCTGTACGTCGCAAACGGGATGCTCGCCGGTCTCGTCGGCGTCACTGGCCCGACGGACCTGATCACGCCGATGGGTGCACTGGCGATCGGCTTCATCGCCGGCGCACAGCTCCCGATCGTCTTCCGGTTCGTCGAGAAGCGCCTGGGGATCGACGACGTCTGTGCGGTCTTTCCCGTCCACGGCACCGCGGGGATGCTCGGGCTGATCCTCTTCCCGCTGTGGTCGATCGAGGGAACGGCGGTCGGTGGCGGCGTCGTCGCCGGCGGGGTCCTCTCGATCGAGGCCGGCGCGTTCGTTCCCCAGCTCGTCGGCGTCGCCGTCATCACGATCTGGACGGTGCTCGCGACCGCGGCCGTCTGGGGCGCGTTCAAAGCCATCGGCCAGGCCCGCGTCACGCCCGAACACGAACGCGACGGCCTCGACGTCGCGGAACACGGCGTCGACACCTACCCCGAGTTCGGCACGCCCGAGGTCGCACCAGACGGCGGCCAGCCCGGCGGCGCGACCTCGAGTCTCGACGTCCGCACGGACGGCGGCACGCCGAACGACGACGGCGTCAAACTGGTGACGGCGATCGTTCGTCCCGACCGACTCGGCGCGATCAAGACGGCGCTGGTCGACGCCGACGCCCCCTCGCTGACGGTCACGAACGTCTCCGGTCGCGGCTCCCAGCCCGCGAAGAAAGGCCAGTGGCGCGGCGAGGAGTACACCGTCGACCTCCACGAGAAGGTCAAAATCGAGTGTGCCGTCGCCGACGTCCCCGCTGACGACGTCGTCACGGCGATCCGCGAGGCAGCCTACACCGGCGAACCCGGCGACGGGAAGATCTTCGTGACCGAGATCGAGGACGTCTGCCAGGTCCGGACCGGCGACACCGGCACGGAGGCAGTCTGACGGCGTCGGGGTCGCCTCGAGTCCGTCACAAAGACCTGCAGAGAGGCCGAGTGAACCTCGGTACTACTTTGCCGTCCCGTATCGAACGGCCGGGTATGAATCACGAGCACTCCCGCGAGCTGTACGATCGCGCGCTCTCTGTCATGCCCGGCGGCGTCAACTCCGCCGTTCGCGCGGCGATCGAACCGTACCCGTTTTTCGTCCGGAAAGGCGACGGCGGCCACGTGATCGACGCCGACGGCAACCGCTACATCGACTGGGTGATGGGGCTCGGTCCCTTGCTTCTCGGCCACGACCTGCCCGAGCCCGTCCAGGCGGCGATCCAACAGCACGCGAGCGCCGGCCCGATGTACGGGACGCCGACCGAGGTCGAGGTCGACCTCGCCGAGTTCGTTTCCCGTCACGTCCCGAGCGTCGAGAAGATCCGGTTCGTCAACTCCGGCACCGAGGCGACGACCTCGGCGGTGCGACTCGCTCGCGGCTACACCGGCCGGAACAAGATCGTCGTCATGCAAGGCGGCTACCACGGGGCCCAGGAGTCGACGCTCGTCGAGG contains:
- a CDS encoding Hsp20/alpha crystallin family protein; this encodes MSALRDALRDLSDAVFFDLLESDEAYLLVLDVPGVSAEALEVGVDGGRITIQATRAKDVPGEYRYLEENRSMHVDVDLPLPADATEAGAEASVSRGVLELYLPKREDAAETAIDIVADENESEDTDTDTTSTGRTNGPDT
- a CDS encoding uracil-DNA glycosylase; its protein translation is MDEQMDGLEVTACTRCPALVASRSRIVNGTGPEDADLLFVGEGPGAREDEQGEPFVGRSGSVLDETLLAVGLERSAVRITNCVRCRPPENRDPTAEELGNCRGYLEREIDRVDPEVVVTLGKVPSEHLLERSVAVTAAAGDLEEVRIAGTPRRVLVCVHPAATLYDRSQADTFETTLERAAALAGIDDSAGGQTRLDGF
- a CDS encoding DUF211 domain-containing protein: MVRIRRLVLDVLKPHDPGTVAFTEGIGELEGIEGVTATLVEIDENVRTLRVTLEGEALDVDAIEDRITDLGGSVHSVDEVSCGERIVEDSWTGGR
- a CDS encoding ammonium transporter yields the protein MVDPILLEATAADLEELATGMNLMWALTVTFLIFFMHAGFAMLEAGQVRSKNVANQLTKNMLTWAVGIGVFFVIGMGISNNVGAALGGGESSPLTMFGEGSFDWAMWLFSAVFAMTAATIVSGAVAGRAKLRAYVGYTFLLAAVIYPVVAATVWYAPGGTPILASFGFADFAGGMVVHGVGGVAGLTAAWVLGARMDKYDDDGSANVIPGHSMTFAVLGTLILCFGWFGFNVGTAATVVDPGTFELADFDYVGSVAMVTALGMGMGAIGASVVSLGLTGKVDTLYVANGMLAGLVGVTGPTDLITPMGALAIGFIAGAQLPIVFRFVEKRLGIDDVCAVFPVHGTAGMLGLILFPLWSIEGTAVGGGVVAGGVLSIEAGAFVPQLVGVAVITIWTVLATAAVWGAFKAIGQARVTPEHERDGLDVAEHGVDTYPEFGTPEVAPDGGQPGGATSSLDVRTDGGTPNDDGVKLVTAIVRPDRLGAIKTALVDADAPSLTVTNVSGRGSQPAKKGQWRGEEYTVDLHEKVKIECAVADVPADDVVTAIREAAYTGEPGDGKIFVTEIEDVCQVRTGDTGTEAV
- a CDS encoding ABC1 kinase family protein, which translates into the protein MLAYARDRRRFLLFGRSRRVTAETHRQRAEVLLESLLTLGPTFIKLGQLLSTRPDILPPAYIDVLSALQDRVPPAPWVEAKDVLEDDLGPVEQRFDEFDTDAISGASLGQVYRATVDGRDVAVKIRRPNIEELVEADLHVIRWSMPLLLYFVDESRAFSLENLADEFAKTIREEMDYEREAAMLAEIRQNFLEDDRYVIPAVIDSHSSSRVLTMEYVGGTKITDVDELDARDIDRSRVAEDLQRSYMQMIIDDGVFHADPHPGNLAVTDDGRIVFYDFGMSSRVDEYVQEKIVEFYIAVANQDIDAILDALIAIGTLSPEADRGVMAEVMELAIADARGEDIEQYRVQQIIGQVEDSIYEFPLRLPKNLALVLRVATVVEGVCVTLDPDFDFISTATDYLTEQGYREESVRRFLEGAGDQVRDASQSLVRMPPKAERLLDRADRDDLYVRIDVEDSQGNFDALAKRLIYGMLLTMGLFSMGVLYALDAPEASVVAAVFSAVLTVLLYRSFRKPRSIGAKPQFTRQKLRQQRTDEE